One Nerophis ophidion isolate RoL-2023_Sa linkage group LG06, RoL_Noph_v1.0, whole genome shotgun sequence genomic region harbors:
- the LOC133554163 gene encoding histone H2A, sperm-like isoform X2, which produces MVWGCISGKGMANLHICEGTIHAERHIQLLEQHMLQFPVGRVHRLLRKGNYGERIGAGAPVYLAAVLEYLTAEILELAGNAARDNKKTRIIPRHLQLAVRNDEELNKLLGGVTIAQGGVLPNIRAVLLPKK; this is translated from the coding sequence atggtgtgggggtgtattagtggaaAAGggatggctaacttacacatctgtgaaggcactattcatgctgaaaggcacatacagcttttggagcaacatatgctgcagTTCCCAGTGGGCCGCGTCCACCGTCTGCTCCGCAAAGGCAACTATGGCGAGCGTATCGGCGCCGGTGCTCCTGTCTACCTGGCAGCAGTGCTGGAGTATCTGACCGCTGAGATCCTGGAGTTGGCGGGGAACGCAGCCCGTGACAACAAGAAGACAAGAATCATCCCCCGTCATCTTCAGCTGGCTGTCCGCAACGACGAGGAGCTCAACAAACTCCTGGGAGGTGTCACCATCGCCCAGGGCGGTGTGTTGCCTAACATCCGGGCTGTTCTGCTGCCCAAGAAGTAA